The following proteins come from a genomic window of Nicotiana tomentosiformis chromosome 12, ASM39032v3, whole genome shotgun sequence:
- the LOC104098574 gene encoding adenylate kinase 4 — protein MAGSLEDVPSESLLSEVLRRLRCSSKPDKRLILIGPPGSGKGTQSPIIKDEFCLCHLATGDMLRAAVVAKTPLGIKAKEAMDNGQLVSDDLVVGIIDEAMKKPSCQKGFILDGFPRTVVQAEKLDEMLQKQGTKIDKVLNFAIDDAILEERITGRWIHPSSGTSYHTKFQPPKVPGVDDITGEPLIQRKDDTAEVLKLRLDAFHRQTEPVINYYSKKGIVASLHAEKPPKEVTSEVKNVLSS, from the exons ATGGCTGGTTCATTGGAAGATGTTCCTTCAGAAAGCCTTCTGTCTGAAGTTCTCCGCCGTTTGAGATGTTCTTCTAAGCCTGACAAACGCCTCATTCTCATtg GTCCACCAGGATCCGGAAAGGGTACACAATCTCCTATCATTAAGGATGAATTTTGTTTGTGCCATTTGGCCACGGGTGATATGCTCAGAGCTGCTGTTGTTGCTAAAACTCCACTTGGAATTAAGGCCAAAGAAGCTATGGACAAC GGTCAACTTGTGTCGGATGACTTAGTTGTTGGCATAATTGATGAAGCAATGAAGAAACCTTCATGTCAAAAAGGCTTCATTCTTGATGGTTTCCCAAGGACAGTGGTTCAAGCAGAAAAG CTAGATGAGATGCTTCAGAAGCAGGGGACCAAGATTGATAAGGTGCTCAATTTTGCAATTGATGATGCAATCTTGGAAGAGCGGATCACGGGCCGATGGATCCACCCTTCAAGTGGTACATCTTACCacaccaaattccaacctccaaaAGTTCCTGGTGTCGATGAT ATCACTGGAGAGCCTTTAATTCAACGGAAAGATGATACTGCTGAGGTTCTCAAATTAAGGCTAGATGCATTTCACCGTCAAACTGAACCG GTAATCAATTATTATTCCAAGAAGGGTATTGTTGCAAGTCTTCATGCTGAAAAACCACCAAAAGAAGTTACTTCTGAGGTTAAAAATGTCCTATCGTCTTGA